A part of Carettochelys insculpta isolate YL-2023 chromosome 1, ASM3395843v1, whole genome shotgun sequence genomic DNA contains:
- the DYRK1A gene encoding dual specificity tyrosine-phosphorylation-regulated kinase 1A isoform X3 translates to MHTGGETSACKPSSVRLAPSFSFHAAGLQMAGQMSHSHQQYSDRRQQNINDQQVSALSYTDQIQQPLTNQVMPDIVMLQRRMPQTFRDPATAPLRKLSVDLIKTYKHINEVYYAKKKRRHQQGQGDDSSHKKERKVYNDGYDDDNYDYIVKNGEKWMDRYEIDSLIGKGSFGQVVKAYDRVEQEWVAIKIIKNKKAFLNQAQIEVRLLELMNKHDTEMKYYIVHLKRHFMFRNHLCLVFEMLSYNLYDLLRNTNFRGVSLNLTRKFAQQMCTALLFLATPELSIIHCDLKPENILLCNPKRSAIKIVDFGSSCQLGQRIYQYIQSRFYRSPEVLLGMPYDLAIDMWSLGCILVEMHTGEPLFSGANEVDQMNKIVEVLGIAPAHILDQAPKARKFFEKLPDGSWNLKKTKDGKREYKPPGTRKLHNILGVEMGGPGGRRAGESGHTVADYLKFKDLILRMLDYDPKTRIQPYYALQHSFFKKTADEGTNTSNSVSTSPAMEQSQSSGTTSSTSSSSGGSSGTSNSGRARSDPTHQHRHSGGHFTAAVQAMDCETHSPQVRQQFPPPLGWTSTEAPTQVTVETHPVQETTFHVTPQQQNALHHHHGNSSHHHHHHHHPHHHHHGQQVLGSRTRARVYNSPTNSSSTQDSMEVGHSHHSMTSLSSSTTSSSTSSSSTGNQGNQAYQNRPVAANTLDFGQNGAMDMNLTVFSNPRQETGIAGHPTYQFSANTGPAHYMTEGHLAMRQGIDREESPMTGVCVQQSPVASS, encoded by the exons GTGATGCCTGATATTGTCATGTTACAGAGGCGGATGCCCCAAACTTTCCGTGATCCAGCTACTGCTCCCTTGAGGAAGCTCTCCGTTGATCTGATCAAAACATACAAACATATTAATGAG GTTTACTATGCAAAAAAGAAGAGACGTCACCAACAGGGTCAaggagatgattccagtcataaAAAGGAACGGAAAGTTTACAATGATGGCTATGATGATGACAACTATGACTATATTGTAAAAAATGGGGAAAAGTGGATGGATCGTTATGAAATTGACTCTTTAATAGGCAAAGGATCCTTTGGGCAG GTTGTAAAAGCTTATGATCGCGTGGAGCAGGAGTGGGTTGCTATTAAAATTATAAAGAACAAGAAAGCTTTCCTAAATCAAGCCCAAATTGAAGTACGGCTTTTGGAGCTTATGAACAAACATGACACTGAAATGAAATACTATATAG tgcaTTTGAAACGCCACTTTATGTTCCGAAACCATCTTTGCTTAGTTTTCGAAATGTTGTCCTACAACCTCTATGACCTTTTGCGGAACACCAACTTCAGAGGTGTCTCACTGAACCTGACACGAAAGTTTGCACAGCAGATGTGCACTGCACTGCTTTTCCTTGCAACTCCTGAACTTAGTATCATTCACTGTGATCTAAAACCGGAGAATATCCTGCTCTGTAATCCCAAAAGAAGCGCTATCAAGATTGTTGATTTTGGCAGTTCTTGTCAACTTGGGCAGAGG ATATACCAGTATATCCAGAGTCGGTTTTATAGATCTCCAGAGGTGCTACTGGGAATGCCTTATGATCTTGCAATTGACATGTGGTCCCTTGGGTGTATTTTAGTTGAAATGCATACTGGAGAACCCCTATTTAGTGGAGCAAACGAG GTGGATCAAATGAATAAAATAGTGGAAGTTCTGGGTATAGCACCTGCTCACATTCTTGACCAAGCACCAAAAGCAAGAAAGTTCTTTGAGAAGTTGCCAGATGGCTCTTGGAACTTAAAGAAGACCAAAGATGGAAAAAGG GAGTACAAACCACCTGGAACTCGTAAACTTCACAATATACTTGGAGTTGAAATGGGGGGACCAGGCGGACGACGTGCTGGGGAATCGGGTCATACTGTAGCTGACTACTTGAAGTTCAAAGACCTCATCTTAAGGATGCTTGATTATGACCCCAAAACCCGAATTCAACCTTATTATGCCCTACAGCACAGTTTCTTTAAGAAAACAGCAGATGAAGGTACAAATACAAGTAACAGTGTGTCCACAAGTCCTGCCATGGAGCAGTCACAGTCTTCAGGAACCACCTCTAGCACATCTTCAAGCTCAG GTGGATCTTCTGGGACAAGCAACAGTGGAAGGGCTCGGTCAGACCCTACACATCAGCATCGGCACAGTGGTGGACACTTCACTGCTGCTGTCCAAGCTATGGACTGTGAAACACACAGTCCACAG GTTCGACAGCAGTTTCCTCCTCCACTTGGTTGGACAAGCACTGAAGCTCCTACCCAGGTCACTGTTGAAACCCATCCAGTTCAAGAAACCACCTTCCACGTAACCCCTCAACAGCAGAATGCATTACATCACCACCATGGAAATAGctcccaccatcaccaccaccaccatcacccccaCCACCATCATCATGGACAGCAAGTGTTGGGTAGCCGGACCAGGGCAAGGGTCTACAATTCTCCAACAAATAGCTCCTCCACCCAGGATTCTATGGAGGTGGGCCATAGTCACCACTCCATGACATCTCTGTCTTCCTCAACTACTTCTTCCTCTACATCTTCCTCCTCTACCGGTAACCAAGGCAATCAAGCCTATCAGAACCGCCCAGTGGCTGCTAATACATTGGACTTCGGACAAAATGGAGCTATGGACATGAATTTAACAGTCTTTTCTAATCCGCGCCAAGAAACTGGCATAGCTGGACATCCAACATACCAGTTTTCTGCTAATACAGGTCCTGCTCATTATATGACTGAAGGACACCTTGCAATGAGGCAAGGAATTGATAGAGAAGAATCTCCCATGACAGGAGTTTGTGTTCAGCAAAGTCCTGTGGCTAGCtcgtga
- the DYRK1A gene encoding dual specificity tyrosine-phosphorylation-regulated kinase 1A isoform X5, which produces MAGQMSHSHQQYSDRRQQNINDQQVSALSYTDQIQQPLTNQVMPDIVMLQRRMPQTFRDPATAPLRKLSVDLIKTYKHINEVYYAKKKRRHQQGQGDDSSHKKERKVYNDGYDDDNYDYIVKNGEKWMDRYEIDSLIGKGSFGQVVKAYDRVEQEWVAIKIIKNKKAFLNQAQIEVRLLELMNKHDTEMKYYIVHLKRHFMFRNHLCLVFEMLSYNLYDLLRNTNFRGVSLNLTRKFAQQMCTALLFLATPELSIIHCDLKPENILLCNPKRSAIKIVDFGSSCQLGQRIYQYIQSRFYRSPEVLLGMPYDLAIDMWSLGCILVEMHTGEPLFSGANEVDQMNKIVEVLGIAPAHILDQAPKARKFFEKLPDGSWNLKKTKDGKREYKPPGTRKLHNILGVEMGGPGGRRAGESGHTVADYLKFKDLILRMLDYDPKTRIQPYYALQHSFFKKTADEGTNTSNSVSTSPAMEQSQSSGTTSSTSSSSGGSSGTSNSGRARSDPTHQHRHSGGHFTAAVQAMDCETHSPQVRQQFPPPLGWTSTEAPTQVTVETHPVQETTFHVTPQQQNALHHHHGNSSHHHHHHHHPHHHHHGQQVLGSRTRARVYNSPTNSSSTQDSMEVGHSHHSMTSLSSSTTSSSTSSSSTGNQGNQAYQNRPVAANTLDFGQNGAMDMNLTVFSNPRQETGIAGHPTYQFSANTGPAHYMTEGHLAMRQGIDREESPMTGVCVQQSPVASS; this is translated from the exons GTGATGCCTGATATTGTCATGTTACAGAGGCGGATGCCCCAAACTTTCCGTGATCCAGCTACTGCTCCCTTGAGGAAGCTCTCCGTTGATCTGATCAAAACATACAAACATATTAATGAG GTTTACTATGCAAAAAAGAAGAGACGTCACCAACAGGGTCAaggagatgattccagtcataaAAAGGAACGGAAAGTTTACAATGATGGCTATGATGATGACAACTATGACTATATTGTAAAAAATGGGGAAAAGTGGATGGATCGTTATGAAATTGACTCTTTAATAGGCAAAGGATCCTTTGGGCAG GTTGTAAAAGCTTATGATCGCGTGGAGCAGGAGTGGGTTGCTATTAAAATTATAAAGAACAAGAAAGCTTTCCTAAATCAAGCCCAAATTGAAGTACGGCTTTTGGAGCTTATGAACAAACATGACACTGAAATGAAATACTATATAG tgcaTTTGAAACGCCACTTTATGTTCCGAAACCATCTTTGCTTAGTTTTCGAAATGTTGTCCTACAACCTCTATGACCTTTTGCGGAACACCAACTTCAGAGGTGTCTCACTGAACCTGACACGAAAGTTTGCACAGCAGATGTGCACTGCACTGCTTTTCCTTGCAACTCCTGAACTTAGTATCATTCACTGTGATCTAAAACCGGAGAATATCCTGCTCTGTAATCCCAAAAGAAGCGCTATCAAGATTGTTGATTTTGGCAGTTCTTGTCAACTTGGGCAGAGG ATATACCAGTATATCCAGAGTCGGTTTTATAGATCTCCAGAGGTGCTACTGGGAATGCCTTATGATCTTGCAATTGACATGTGGTCCCTTGGGTGTATTTTAGTTGAAATGCATACTGGAGAACCCCTATTTAGTGGAGCAAACGAG GTGGATCAAATGAATAAAATAGTGGAAGTTCTGGGTATAGCACCTGCTCACATTCTTGACCAAGCACCAAAAGCAAGAAAGTTCTTTGAGAAGTTGCCAGATGGCTCTTGGAACTTAAAGAAGACCAAAGATGGAAAAAGG GAGTACAAACCACCTGGAACTCGTAAACTTCACAATATACTTGGAGTTGAAATGGGGGGACCAGGCGGACGACGTGCTGGGGAATCGGGTCATACTGTAGCTGACTACTTGAAGTTCAAAGACCTCATCTTAAGGATGCTTGATTATGACCCCAAAACCCGAATTCAACCTTATTATGCCCTACAGCACAGTTTCTTTAAGAAAACAGCAGATGAAGGTACAAATACAAGTAACAGTGTGTCCACAAGTCCTGCCATGGAGCAGTCACAGTCTTCAGGAACCACCTCTAGCACATCTTCAAGCTCAG GTGGATCTTCTGGGACAAGCAACAGTGGAAGGGCTCGGTCAGACCCTACACATCAGCATCGGCACAGTGGTGGACACTTCACTGCTGCTGTCCAAGCTATGGACTGTGAAACACACAGTCCACAG GTTCGACAGCAGTTTCCTCCTCCACTTGGTTGGACAAGCACTGAAGCTCCTACCCAGGTCACTGTTGAAACCCATCCAGTTCAAGAAACCACCTTCCACGTAACCCCTCAACAGCAGAATGCATTACATCACCACCATGGAAATAGctcccaccatcaccaccaccaccatcacccccaCCACCATCATCATGGACAGCAAGTGTTGGGTAGCCGGACCAGGGCAAGGGTCTACAATTCTCCAACAAATAGCTCCTCCACCCAGGATTCTATGGAGGTGGGCCATAGTCACCACTCCATGACATCTCTGTCTTCCTCAACTACTTCTTCCTCTACATCTTCCTCCTCTACCGGTAACCAAGGCAATCAAGCCTATCAGAACCGCCCAGTGGCTGCTAATACATTGGACTTCGGACAAAATGGAGCTATGGACATGAATTTAACAGTCTTTTCTAATCCGCGCCAAGAAACTGGCATAGCTGGACATCCAACATACCAGTTTTCTGCTAATACAGGTCCTGCTCATTATATGACTGAAGGACACCTTGCAATGAGGCAAGGAATTGATAGAGAAGAATCTCCCATGACAGGAGTTTGTGTTCAGCAAAGTCCTGTGGCTAGCtcgtga
- the DYRK1A gene encoding dual specificity tyrosine-phosphorylation-regulated kinase 1A isoform X4 → MGGETSACKPSSVRLAPSFSFHAAGLQMAGQMSHSHQQYSDRRQQNINDQQVSALSYTDQIQQPLTNQVMPDIVMLQRRMPQTFRDPATAPLRKLSVDLIKTYKHINEVYYAKKKRRHQQGQGDDSSHKKERKVYNDGYDDDNYDYIVKNGEKWMDRYEIDSLIGKGSFGQVVKAYDRVEQEWVAIKIIKNKKAFLNQAQIEVRLLELMNKHDTEMKYYIVHLKRHFMFRNHLCLVFEMLSYNLYDLLRNTNFRGVSLNLTRKFAQQMCTALLFLATPELSIIHCDLKPENILLCNPKRSAIKIVDFGSSCQLGQRIYQYIQSRFYRSPEVLLGMPYDLAIDMWSLGCILVEMHTGEPLFSGANEVDQMNKIVEVLGIAPAHILDQAPKARKFFEKLPDGSWNLKKTKDGKREYKPPGTRKLHNILGVEMGGPGGRRAGESGHTVADYLKFKDLILRMLDYDPKTRIQPYYALQHSFFKKTADEGTNTSNSVSTSPAMEQSQSSGTTSSTSSSSGGSSGTSNSGRARSDPTHQHRHSGGHFTAAVQAMDCETHSPQVRQQFPPPLGWTSTEAPTQVTVETHPVQETTFHVTPQQQNALHHHHGNSSHHHHHHHHPHHHHHGQQVLGSRTRARVYNSPTNSSSTQDSMEVGHSHHSMTSLSSSTTSSSTSSSSTGNQGNQAYQNRPVAANTLDFGQNGAMDMNLTVFSNPRQETGIAGHPTYQFSANTGPAHYMTEGHLAMRQGIDREESPMTGVCVQQSPVASS, encoded by the exons GTGATGCCTGATATTGTCATGTTACAGAGGCGGATGCCCCAAACTTTCCGTGATCCAGCTACTGCTCCCTTGAGGAAGCTCTCCGTTGATCTGATCAAAACATACAAACATATTAATGAG GTTTACTATGCAAAAAAGAAGAGACGTCACCAACAGGGTCAaggagatgattccagtcataaAAAGGAACGGAAAGTTTACAATGATGGCTATGATGATGACAACTATGACTATATTGTAAAAAATGGGGAAAAGTGGATGGATCGTTATGAAATTGACTCTTTAATAGGCAAAGGATCCTTTGGGCAG GTTGTAAAAGCTTATGATCGCGTGGAGCAGGAGTGGGTTGCTATTAAAATTATAAAGAACAAGAAAGCTTTCCTAAATCAAGCCCAAATTGAAGTACGGCTTTTGGAGCTTATGAACAAACATGACACTGAAATGAAATACTATATAG tgcaTTTGAAACGCCACTTTATGTTCCGAAACCATCTTTGCTTAGTTTTCGAAATGTTGTCCTACAACCTCTATGACCTTTTGCGGAACACCAACTTCAGAGGTGTCTCACTGAACCTGACACGAAAGTTTGCACAGCAGATGTGCACTGCACTGCTTTTCCTTGCAACTCCTGAACTTAGTATCATTCACTGTGATCTAAAACCGGAGAATATCCTGCTCTGTAATCCCAAAAGAAGCGCTATCAAGATTGTTGATTTTGGCAGTTCTTGTCAACTTGGGCAGAGG ATATACCAGTATATCCAGAGTCGGTTTTATAGATCTCCAGAGGTGCTACTGGGAATGCCTTATGATCTTGCAATTGACATGTGGTCCCTTGGGTGTATTTTAGTTGAAATGCATACTGGAGAACCCCTATTTAGTGGAGCAAACGAG GTGGATCAAATGAATAAAATAGTGGAAGTTCTGGGTATAGCACCTGCTCACATTCTTGACCAAGCACCAAAAGCAAGAAAGTTCTTTGAGAAGTTGCCAGATGGCTCTTGGAACTTAAAGAAGACCAAAGATGGAAAAAGG GAGTACAAACCACCTGGAACTCGTAAACTTCACAATATACTTGGAGTTGAAATGGGGGGACCAGGCGGACGACGTGCTGGGGAATCGGGTCATACTGTAGCTGACTACTTGAAGTTCAAAGACCTCATCTTAAGGATGCTTGATTATGACCCCAAAACCCGAATTCAACCTTATTATGCCCTACAGCACAGTTTCTTTAAGAAAACAGCAGATGAAGGTACAAATACAAGTAACAGTGTGTCCACAAGTCCTGCCATGGAGCAGTCACAGTCTTCAGGAACCACCTCTAGCACATCTTCAAGCTCAG GTGGATCTTCTGGGACAAGCAACAGTGGAAGGGCTCGGTCAGACCCTACACATCAGCATCGGCACAGTGGTGGACACTTCACTGCTGCTGTCCAAGCTATGGACTGTGAAACACACAGTCCACAG GTTCGACAGCAGTTTCCTCCTCCACTTGGTTGGACAAGCACTGAAGCTCCTACCCAGGTCACTGTTGAAACCCATCCAGTTCAAGAAACCACCTTCCACGTAACCCCTCAACAGCAGAATGCATTACATCACCACCATGGAAATAGctcccaccatcaccaccaccaccatcacccccaCCACCATCATCATGGACAGCAAGTGTTGGGTAGCCGGACCAGGGCAAGGGTCTACAATTCTCCAACAAATAGCTCCTCCACCCAGGATTCTATGGAGGTGGGCCATAGTCACCACTCCATGACATCTCTGTCTTCCTCAACTACTTCTTCCTCTACATCTTCCTCCTCTACCGGTAACCAAGGCAATCAAGCCTATCAGAACCGCCCAGTGGCTGCTAATACATTGGACTTCGGACAAAATGGAGCTATGGACATGAATTTAACAGTCTTTTCTAATCCGCGCCAAGAAACTGGCATAGCTGGACATCCAACATACCAGTTTTCTGCTAATACAGGTCCTGCTCATTATATGACTGAAGGACACCTTGCAATGAGGCAAGGAATTGATAGAGAAGAATCTCCCATGACAGGAGTTTGTGTTCAGCAAAGTCCTGTGGCTAGCtcgtga